In Bacteroidota bacterium, one genomic interval encodes:
- a CDS encoding TlpA family protein disulfide reductase produces the protein MKKVSIVLVSALVFVVVAGFVNKNIEWQQKTAEVKVGLNVGDKAPELAYNSPDGKELKLSDLQGKMVLIDFWASWCKPCRMENPNVVSAYNTYKSKKFKNGNGFTIYGVSLDRSKDSWVEAIKKDNLNWDYHVSDLKYWDCEAAGIYGVRGIPSNVLIDGNGIILAKNLRGQKLHITLESLLKNPKR, from the coding sequence ATGAAGAAAGTAAGTATTGTTTTGGTTTCAGCTTTGGTTTTTGTAGTTGTAGCCGGATTTGTAAATAAAAATATTGAATGGCAACAAAAAACCGCTGAAGTTAAAGTAGGTTTAAATGTAGGCGACAAAGCTCCCGAATTGGCATATAATTCTCCCGATGGAAAAGAATTAAAACTATCAGATTTGCAAGGAAAAATGGTTTTGATTGACTTTTGGGCTTCATGGTGCAAACCTTGCAGAATGGAAAATCCAAATGTAGTAAGTGCTTATAATACTTACAAAAGCAAAAAATTCAAAAATGGAAACGGCTTCACTATTTACGGAGTTTCATTAGACCGTTCTAAAGATTCTTGGGTAGAAGCCATTAAGAAAGATAATTTAAATTGGGATTATCATGTAAGCGACCTAAAATATTGGGACTGCGAAGCTGCCGGTATTTACGGAGTTAGAGGAATACCTTCAAACGTGTTGATTGATGGAAATGGTATTATTTTAGCAAAAAACCTAAGAGGACAGAAATTGCATATAACTCTTGAAAGTTTATTGAAAAATCCAAAAAGATAA
- the coaD gene encoding pantetheine-phosphate adenylyltransferase produces the protein MKKIAIFPGSFDPFTIGHESIVRRALSIFDKIIIAIGYNSNKPGFFSLEKRKEWINIVFENEEKIAVDEYMELTVEYCKRVGAQYILRGLRTSADFEYERAIAQVNKTMRPEIETVFLLTKPEHTPINSSIVRDIIRHGGNTQGLLPKQISISHSDIPVK, from the coding sequence ATGAAAAAAATAGCAATTTTTCCCGGCTCTTTCGATCCTTTTACAATTGGTCATGAATCAATCGTAAGAAGGGCATTGTCGATATTCGATAAAATAATTATTGCAATTGGATATAATTCGAACAAACCCGGATTTTTCTCATTAGAAAAGAGGAAAGAATGGATAAATATAGTTTTCGAAAACGAAGAAAAAATTGCCGTTGATGAATACATGGAACTTACAGTAGAATATTGCAAAAGGGTAGGAGCTCAGTATATTTTGAGAGGCTTACGAACTTCTGCCGATTTTGAATATGAAAGAGCAATTGCCCAAGTAAACAAAACCATGCGTCCCGAAATTGAAACCGTTTTTTTACTTACAAAACCAGAACATACACCAATAAATTCTTCTATTGTTAGAGATATAATACGGCATGGTGGAAATACTCAAGGATTATTGCCAAAGCAAATTTCTATTTCCCATTCTGATATTCCTGTAAAATAA
- a CDS encoding type II toxin-antitoxin system PemK/MazF family toxin yields MNKYLRTIIVAPMTTTSLKYPTRIEVQHDKKIGWIVIDQIRTIDKQRIVRILGRLSQAEIKELKSVTKETFVD; encoded by the coding sequence ATGAATAAATACCTTCGAACGATTATTGTTGCGCCGATGACTACAACATCACTTAAATATCCGACTAGAATTGAAGTACAACACGACAAAAAAATTGGCTGGATTGTAATTGACCAAATTCGGACTATTGACAAACAGAGAATCGTTAGAATTTTAGGAAGATTATCACAAGCTGAAATAAAAGAACTGAAATCTGTGACAAAAGAGACTTTTGTAGATTGA
- a CDS encoding MotA/TolQ/ExbB proton channel family protein, whose protein sequence is MKKLFAFFAVIGLLCIGASQNAFAQDVESDSLISDSTIVDTTQAEATDLVIEESTDADTPVVEEEIGFHQQVKQKFIEGGAGFMTFVLLALILGLALAFERIIYLNLATTNTKKLLSNVENALNSGGIDAAKEVCRNTRGPVASIFYQGLDRSDEGIEMVEKSVISYGSVQMGLLEKGLTWISLFISMAPMLGFMGTVIGMIEAFDAIKVAGDVSASLVAGGISVALITTVSGLIVAMILQVFYNLIVAKIDGIVNNMEDASISLIDILVKFNHKNK, encoded by the coding sequence ATGAAAAAACTATTTGCATTTTTCGCAGTTATCGGATTGTTATGTATAGGAGCATCGCAAAATGCTTTTGCACAAGACGTAGAAAGTGATTCACTAATATCCGATTCAACTATTGTTGATACGACACAAGCAGAAGCCACCGATCTAGTAATAGAAGAAAGTACAGATGCTGATACTCCGGTAGTTGAAGAAGAAATTGGTTTTCATCAACAAGTAAAACAAAAATTTATTGAAGGTGGAGCGGGTTTTATGACATTCGTTCTTTTAGCTTTAATTCTTGGTCTTGCATTAGCTTTCGAGAGAATAATATATTTGAATTTAGCTACAACAAATACAAAGAAATTACTGTCAAATGTTGAAAATGCTCTAAATTCGGGTGGAATTGACGCAGCAAAAGAGGTTTGTAGAAATACAAGAGGTCCGGTTGCAAGTATTTTTTACCAAGGTTTAGATCGCTCCGATGAAGGAATAGAAATGGTAGAAAAATCTGTAATTTCATACGGAAGCGTTCAAATGGGATTACTTGAAAAAGGATTAACCTGGATTTCGCTATTTATCTCTATGGCACCAATGCTTGGTTTTATGGGTACGGTAATTGGTATGATCGAAGCTTTTGATGCAATTAAAGTTGCCGGTGATGTTTCTGCATCACTTGTTGCAGGAGGTATTTCTGTGGCACTTATTACAACAGTTTCCGGACTTATTGTTGCTATGATTCTTCAAGTATTCTACAATCTTATCGTAGCAAAAATTGATGGAATTGTTAACAATATGGAAGATGCTTCTATCTCATTGATAGACATTTTAGTTAAATTTAATCATAAAAATAAGTAA
- a CDS encoding M56 family metallopeptidase, translating to MNIINAFFSNELIKIFGWTLIHSIWQVMLIAILLKIFLILYKKQSSDFLYRMAVTSAILCVLIVSLSFANIYKNYNSDLSTNSYNSQILNSQNYFSQKSLTSSGNINQNDIDNYIFSEIIDFTNSYLHVIVTFWFIGIFVLIIRYFGGLALIFRLRTKKSISISDEWIQNFEKLKKKLKINKKVEIFESYATQIPIIIGYFKPIIFLPVAMLNSLPYDQVEAIILHELAHIKRNDFIINIIISFFEVVFFYHPGFLWINSIIKSERENCCDDVTVKACGTAKPLQNALVELHNFSQTSPKFAPALIKNNNLIKRIKRMKTKHLSSTHGKGRVIGITLLFLTISVLLINSAFSPKTSDLPESLVNFTNYCQPSTTFSNDLKNDFNLKIHENENAIFLESVELLQDTIKEKDTITSNIHETHVKKNEEIRIEMDGDGKILEVRKNGIPVPKDKYEEYRNQANSKTGYHYYFSDYDFDELKNAYLEAIEVYKNASEEIALSEEDMEKIKNAHQEAMLVYKEAFEDFNFSDSMFYHNDHDFEFDFDFENFEEDFDFIHEEFADFFEDFAEEFEDFADEMDDLKVELHDKIEEIELLEELEELEELEQELTELSEELLEIGNSDDIENVFRRELVEDEIIDEDDNMSFTISTKKFIVNKKKQSKNILNKYLKLYESIAGEALQKNTTISVRD from the coding sequence ATGAATATAATAAATGCCTTCTTTAGCAACGAGTTAATCAAAATATTTGGTTGGACATTAATACATTCTATTTGGCAAGTTATGTTGATAGCCATCCTCCTAAAGATTTTTTTGATTTTATATAAGAAGCAGTCTTCTGATTTTTTGTACAGAATGGCTGTAACATCAGCTATTTTGTGTGTTTTGATTGTTTCACTTTCGTTTGCAAATATTTATAAAAACTATAATTCTGATTTATCAACTAATTCTTATAACTCCCAAATTCTAAATTCGCAGAACTACTTTTCGCAAAAGAGCTTAACTTCCTCTGGAAATATTAATCAAAATGATATTGATAATTATATTTTTTCAGAAATTATAGATTTTACAAACAGCTATCTACATGTAATTGTAACATTTTGGTTTATAGGCATTTTTGTATTAATAATTAGATATTTCGGAGGTCTTGCTTTAATTTTTCGATTGAGGACAAAAAAATCAATTTCAATTTCAGACGAGTGGATTCAAAATTTTGAGAAGCTAAAGAAAAAATTGAAAATCAATAAAAAAGTTGAAATATTTGAATCTTATGCCACCCAAATTCCAATAATAATCGGTTATTTTAAACCTATTATTTTTTTACCTGTGGCTATGTTAAATTCTCTTCCATACGATCAGGTTGAAGCAATTATTCTTCACGAGTTAGCCCATATCAAAAGAAATGATTTTATAATAAATATTATTATTTCTTTTTTTGAGGTCGTTTTTTTCTACCATCCTGGATTTTTATGGATAAATTCAATTATAAAATCAGAGAGAGAAAACTGTTGTGATGATGTTACGGTGAAAGCTTGCGGTACTGCTAAGCCACTTCAAAATGCTTTGGTAGAATTGCACAATTTTTCACAGACTTCCCCAAAATTTGCACCCGCATTAATCAAAAATAATAACCTAATTAAACGAATTAAACGTATGAAAACTAAACATTTATCTTCGACCCATGGAAAAGGAAGAGTAATTGGTATTACTTTATTGTTCTTAACAATTTCTGTATTGCTTATAAATTCTGCTTTTTCACCTAAAACATCCGATCTGCCTGAATCTTTGGTGAATTTTACTAATTATTGCCAACCTTCAACGACATTTTCAAATGATTTAAAGAATGATTTTAATCTGAAAATACATGAAAATGAGAATGCTATTTTTTTAGAAAGTGTTGAACTACTTCAAGATACGATAAAAGAAAAGGATACAATTACAAGTAATATTCATGAAACTCATGTTAAAAAAAATGAGGAGATTAGAATTGAAATGGATGGTGATGGAAAAATTTTGGAAGTAAGGAAAAATGGGATTCCTGTGCCTAAAGACAAATATGAAGAATACAGAAATCAAGCAAATAGTAAAACCGGTTACCATTATTATTTTTCAGATTACGATTTTGATGAGTTAAAAAATGCCTATCTCGAAGCCATAGAGGTGTATAAAAATGCAAGCGAAGAAATAGCCCTTTCGGAAGAAGATATGGAAAAAATAAAAAATGCCCACCAAGAAGCTATGCTGGTTTACAAAGAGGCTTTTGAAGACTTCAATTTTTCAGATTCGATGTTTTATCATAACGACCATGATTTTGAATTCGACTTTGATTTTGAGAATTTTGAAGAGGATTTTGATTTTATTCACGAAGAGTTTGCAGATTTTTTTGAGGATTTTGCAGAAGAATTTGAAGATTTTGCGGATGAAATGGATGATTTGAAAGTGGAGCTACACGACAAGATTGAAGAAATTGAACTTCTAGAAGAACTAGAAGAACTAGAAGAACTTGAGCAAGAACTTACCGAACTATCTGAAGAATTGCTGGAAATAGGAAACTCTGATGATATCGAAAATGTTTTTCGAAGAGAACTTGTTGAGGATGAAATAATTGATGAAGATGATAATATGAGTTTTACAATTTCTACCAAAAAGTTTATAGTAAACAAAAAAAAGCAATCGAAAAATATCCTTAATAAATATTTAAAACTATACGAATCAATTGCTGGCGAAGCATTGCAAAAAAACACTACTATAAGTGTTAGAGATTAA
- a CDS encoding AtpZ/AtpI family protein, protein MKNKKQKNSLNNYAKYSGIAFQMLTIILIGVFGGIKLDEFLSFEFPLFTLIFTILAVALSIYYTIKDLLK, encoded by the coding sequence ATGAAAAACAAAAAACAGAAAAATTCTCTAAATAATTATGCAAAATATAGCGGCATTGCATTCCAAATGCTGACTATAATCTTGATTGGCGTTTTCGGTGGAATAAAGCTTGACGAATTCCTTAGCTTCGAATTCCCTCTATTTACTCTAATTTTTACTATTCTCGCAGTTGCCTTGTCAATATATTATACCATTAAAGATTTGTTAAAATAA
- a CDS encoding DUF2061 domain-containing protein yields MKKSAQTRESHLRSIIKSITWRILASSITTLIVYIFMQDKPEIAFLIGGIELFIKMFVYYLHERVWNLVTPGTIRKIIPHKDKID; encoded by the coding sequence ATGAAAAAATCAGCACAAACAAGAGAATCTCATCTCAGAAGTATTATTAAATCTATAACATGGCGTATTTTAGCTTCATCAATCACTACTTTAATTGTATATATTTTTATGCAAGACAAACCGGAAATCGCATTTCTTATTGGAGGAATTGAGCTTTTTATTAAAATGTTTGTTTATTATTTGCATGAACGAGTTTGGAATTTAGTTACTCCCGGAACTATTCGAAAAATTATTCCTCATAAAGATAAAATAGATTAA
- a CDS encoding biopolymer transporter ExbD yields MARRDAGEFSASSMADIAFLLLIFFLVTTTMDVDSGLSRKLPPPVDEEPEDTPPIKERNVFIVLINTLNQVQIEGKLTKIIDIKEKAIEFISNPENSDELPQMELLSVKMEKAIDKGNGKEAGLYKKAIKTFGDLSVAKMAVISLQNDRGTSYKTYIEVQNELISAYNELRNGLSMKIFGAKYDDLKKNEQKLVKKVYPQRISEAEPKNIGGK; encoded by the coding sequence ATGGCAAGAAGAGATGCAGGAGAATTTAGTGCAAGTTCGATGGCCGATATAGCTTTCTTACTACTTATTTTCTTTTTAGTAACCACAACAATGGATGTTGATTCCGGATTATCCCGAAAACTTCCTCCTCCGGTTGATGAGGAGCCTGAAGATACTCCACCTATCAAGGAACGAAATGTTTTCATAGTTTTGATAAACACTTTGAATCAGGTTCAGATTGAAGGGAAATTGACTAAGATAATTGATATAAAAGAAAAAGCAATTGAGTTTATATCAAATCCTGAAAACAGTGATGAATTACCTCAAATGGAATTGCTTTCAGTAAAAATGGAGAAAGCAATAGACAAAGGAAATGGAAAAGAAGCAGGATTATATAAAAAAGCAATCAAAACTTTTGGCGATTTGTCGGTAGCAAAAATGGCGGTAATTTCATTGCAAAATGATAGAGGTACATCTTATAAGACCTATATTGAGGTGCAAAATGAACTTATTTCAGCCTACAATGAATTACGAAATGGATTGTCTATGAAAATATTTGGTGCGAAATATGACGATTTGAAAAAGAATGAGCAGAAACTTGTTAAAAAAGTTTATCCGCAAAGAATTTCGGAAGCTGAACCTAAAAATATTGGAGGAAAATAA
- a CDS encoding polymer-forming cytoskeletal protein, translating into MAKNTELDSNTINLIGTGTKITGDITSSGDLRIDGILKGNISTKGKLVVGQTGTITGEINCKNSDISGTINGKILVSDLLSLKTTAKIYGDIITNKLAIEPGSVFTGTCNMDSKSPINEKQKTEKFSK; encoded by the coding sequence ATGGCAAAAAATACCGAGCTTGATTCAAATACTATTAATCTTATAGGTACAGGCACTAAAATTACAGGAGATATTACCTCAAGCGGCGATTTACGAATTGATGGAATTTTGAAAGGAAATATTTCTACTAAAGGAAAATTAGTGGTAGGTCAAACAGGTACAATCACCGGAGAAATAAATTGCAAGAATTCAGATATTTCGGGAACAATCAACGGAAAAATATTGGTTTCTGACTTGCTTTCATTAAAAACTACTGCAAAAATTTATGGCGACATTATTACTAATAAACTTGCTATTGAACCGGGTTCTGTTTTTACCGGTACTTGCAATATGGATAGTAAAAGCCCAATTAATGAAAAACAAAAAACAGAAAAATTCTCTAAATAA
- a CDS encoding DNA alkylation repair protein translates to MATKLKEIFFTEDSVNLFAEQILKNFKGFDKVKFLKLVYCQNWKDFELKEKMRHLSISLKSTLPENFEEAVNILIEISPFIKGFEAMTLPDFVEVYGMEHFDLSLKALAIFTKYSSSEFAIRPFLKKDPQKTMEFMSDLAKSKNENQRRFASEGCRPRLPWAMALPDFKKDPTLIFPILEKLKSDESEFVRKSAANNLNDISKDNPDLVLDVCENWYGLSKNTDWIVKHACRSLLKAGNSRALMIFGFEDAKNVIVRNLIFDKKTVQISEEIVFSFQLELQAEKYSKIRLEYGMDFMKANGKLSRKIFQISEKTYEQGTFSITKKHSFVNRTTRKHYLGKHRIAIIVNGEEKTVQDFELVSVN, encoded by the coding sequence ATGGCAACAAAACTCAAAGAAATATTTTTTACCGAAGATTCTGTAAACTTATTTGCAGAACAAATATTGAAAAATTTTAAAGGTTTTGACAAAGTCAAATTTCTAAAACTTGTTTATTGCCAGAATTGGAAGGATTTTGAGTTGAAAGAAAAAATGAGACATTTGTCAATTTCGCTTAAATCTACATTGCCAGAAAATTTTGAGGAGGCTGTGAATATTTTGATAGAAATTTCGCCTTTCATAAAAGGATTTGAAGCAATGACTTTGCCTGACTTTGTTGAAGTATATGGGATGGAGCATTTTGATTTGTCTTTAAAAGCACTTGCTATTTTTACGAAATATTCTTCATCGGAATTTGCTATTCGACCATTTTTGAAAAAAGATCCGCAAAAAACAATGGAGTTTATGAGCGATCTTGCCAAAAGTAAAAATGAGAACCAAAGACGATTTGCGAGTGAAGGTTGTCGTCCGAGATTGCCTTGGGCAATGGCTTTACCTGATTTTAAAAAAGATCCAACCTTAATTTTTCCAATTTTAGAAAAACTTAAAAGCGATGAGTCTGAATTTGTAAGAAAAAGTGCAGCAAATAATTTGAACGATATTTCGAAAGATAATCCCGATTTGGTTTTAGATGTTTGTGAAAATTGGTATGGCCTTTCAAAAAATACCGATTGGATTGTTAAACATGCTTGCCGAAGTTTGTTGAAGGCTGGCAATAGTCGTGCTTTAATGATTTTTGGTTTTGAAGATGCGAAAAATGTAATTGTTAGAAATTTGATTTTCGATAAAAAAACAGTTCAGATTAGTGAAGAAATTGTTTTTTCATTTCAATTAGAATTACAAGCCGAAAAATATAGCAAAATTCGCTTAGAATACGGAATGGATTTTATGAAGGCAAACGGAAAACTTTCAAGGAAGATATTTCAAATATCAGAAAAAACCTATGAGCAGGGCACTTTTTCAATTACTAAAAAACATTCATTTGTAAATAGAACTACTCGCAAACATTACTTAGGCAAACACAGAATTGCAATTATTGTGAATGGGGAAGAAAAAACTGTTCAGGATTTTGAGCTTGTTTCAGTCAACTAA
- a CDS encoding BlaI/MecI/CopY family transcriptional regulator — protein sequence MKMKKLKPTESELEILQILWKCGASSVRFVNDELNKNKQVGYTTSLKIMQIMADKNLVSRIKDGRTHIYSAAIEQKDTQNQLLKKLVDGVFAGSAKNLVMQALGNHEASKSELEEIRKFINDLEEEKS from the coding sequence ATGAAAATGAAAAAGTTGAAACCTACGGAATCGGAACTTGAGATACTTCAAATCTTATGGAAATGCGGTGCAAGCTCGGTTAGATTTGTGAATGACGAATTAAACAAAAACAAACAAGTTGGTTACACAACAAGCTTAAAAATAATGCAAATCATGGCAGATAAGAATTTGGTTTCAAGGATAAAAGATGGCAGAACACATATCTACTCTGCCGCCATCGAACAAAAAGACACACAAAACCAATTGCTAAAAAAGCTGGTTGATGGTGTTTTTGCCGGATCTGCAAAAAATCTTGTTATGCAAGCTCTCGGAAACCATGAGGCATCAAAATCGGAATTGGAAGAAATACGAAAGTTTATTAATGATCTTGAAGAAGAGAAATCATGA
- a CDS encoding biopolymer transporter ExbD → MAKFGRKDKGGSPAISTASLPDIVFMLLFFFMVTTVMKQDDLKIDVTLPQATEIKKLEKKSLVSYVYIGAPKKKFQKLWGTEPRIQLNDVFSKVEDIQDFITSEREAKDEAEIPFMFTSLKVDEETKMGVVSDVKQELRKAQALKINYSSRQRIK, encoded by the coding sequence ATGGCAAAATTTGGGAGAAAAGACAAAGGAGGTAGCCCGGCTATTTCAACCGCTTCATTACCTGATATTGTTTTCATGCTTTTGTTCTTTTTTATGGTAACAACTGTAATGAAACAAGACGATTTGAAGATAGATGTAACTTTACCTCAAGCAACTGAGATAAAAAAACTTGAGAAAAAATCGTTGGTGAGTTATGTATATATCGGTGCACCTAAGAAGAAATTTCAAAAACTTTGGGGAACTGAACCAAGAATTCAGCTAAACGATGTTTTTTCAAAAGTTGAGGATATTCAGGATTTTATAACAAGCGAAAGAGAAGCAAAAGACGAAGCAGAAATTCCATTTATGTTCACATCATTAAAAGTCGATGAGGAAACAAAAATGGGAGTAGTGTCTGATGTAAAGCAAGAATTGCGAAAAGCTCAGGCATTGAAGATAAATTATTCGTCGCGACAGAGAATAAAATAG